One segment of Bradyrhizobium sp. CB2312 DNA contains the following:
- a CDS encoding MerR family transcriptional regulator, whose amino-acid sequence MSKATPRRRRWRIGELAEATGVTVRTLHHYEHTGLLAASERTDGGHRMYDRESVQRVHQIRALRELGFSLVEIRKAMEGTTSLTDLLRKHLERIELQVARATLLRDRLRNMTIDSDIQVSVDELPATLNAMSRVETHNQTSRCTCKLAADREERWRRIRDDLRDCMDRGEHPCGERAKAVAVAARLLIGEIAGADSRVSMILKVLARLSAPRSLAGWDPCLMQYLDLALGGLEDQPY is encoded by the coding sequence ATGAGCAAAGCTACACCACGAAGGCGTCGATGGCGCATTGGCGAACTTGCAGAGGCGACCGGAGTAACGGTACGCACGCTGCATCATTATGAACACACCGGGCTCCTAGCAGCTTCAGAGCGTACTGACGGCGGCCACCGGATGTACGACCGCGAAAGTGTGCAACGGGTTCACCAAATTCGAGCGCTACGTGAGCTTGGCTTCTCCCTTGTCGAGATCCGTAAAGCTATGGAGGGCACGACCTCACTTACCGATCTTCTGCGCAAACATTTAGAACGGATAGAACTTCAAGTCGCTCGAGCAACTCTGCTGCGAGATCGCTTGCGCAACATGACCATCGACAGTGATATCCAGGTAAGTGTGGATGAGCTGCCTGCCACCCTCAATGCCATGTCGCGGGTCGAGACGCATAATCAGACGTCCCGATGCACCTGCAAGTTAGCTGCAGATCGCGAGGAGCGGTGGCGGCGGATCCGCGACGACCTGCGTGATTGTATGGATCGAGGCGAGCATCCTTGCGGCGAGCGGGCAAAGGCTGTCGCAGTTGCAGCACGCTTGCTGATCGGCGAAATCGCTGGCGCCGATTCACGCGTTTCGATGATCCTGAAGGTACTTGCACGATTAAGCGCCCCCCGTAGTCTGGCTGGTTGGGATCCCTGCCTCATGCAATATCTCGATTTGGCCCTTGGCGGGTTGGAGGATCAGCCGTACTGA
- the nodD1 gene encoding transcriptional regulator NodD1 codes for MRFKGLDLNLLVALDALMTERNLTAAARKIHLSQPAMSAAIARLRTYFRDELFTMRGRELVLTPGAEALAGPVREALLHIQLSIISRDAFDPTQSSRRFRFILSDFMTIVFLRKIVDRIAQEAPAVRFELLPFSDEPDELLRRGEVDFLILPELFMSSAHPKAMLFDETLVCVGCRENKQLSRQLTFEKYISMGHVTAKFGRALRPNIEEWFLLEHGVKRRIEIVVQGFSLIPPILLDTGRIGTMPLRLAKHFEKRMPLRIVEPPLALPTFTEAVQWPAFHNTDPASIWMRRILLEEASNMASGHQEPPTRRRC; via the coding sequence ATGCGGTTCAAGGGACTTGATCTAAACCTTCTCGTTGCGCTCGACGCTCTGATGACGGAGCGCAACCTCACAGCGGCGGCGCGCAAAATTCACCTGAGCCAGCCCGCTATGAGCGCTGCGATCGCGCGGCTGCGCACCTATTTCCGCGATGAACTGTTCACCATGCGAGGTCGCGAGCTCGTCCTGACACCAGGCGCGGAGGCGCTTGCAGGTCCGGTGCGCGAAGCCCTGCTGCATATCCAACTCTCGATCATATCGCGGGACGCGTTCGACCCTACTCAGTCGAGCCGACGCTTCAGGTTCATCCTCTCCGATTTCATGACGATCGTCTTTCTTCGCAAAATTGTGGACCGTATTGCACAGGAAGCTCCCGCGGTGCGCTTCGAATTGCTGCCATTTTCCGACGAACCCGATGAGCTGCTCCGCCGGGGCGAGGTGGATTTTCTCATTCTGCCGGAGCTGTTCATGTCGAGCGCGCATCCTAAGGCGATGCTGTTTGACGAGACCCTCGTATGCGTCGGATGCCGCGAGAACAAGCAGCTATCGCGGCAGCTGACATTCGAGAAATACATTTCGATGGGGCACGTTACGGCGAAGTTCGGACGGGCGCTCAGACCAAACATCGAAGAGTGGTTCTTGCTTGAGCACGGCGTCAAGAGACGCATTGAGATCGTTGTGCAGGGCTTTAGCCTGATTCCGCCGATATTGTTAGACACAGGCCGTATCGGCACAATGCCCTTGCGACTCGCCAAACACTTCGAAAAGCGGATGCCACTGCGGATCGTCGAACCGCCGCTCGCCCTGCCCACGTTCACCGAGGCTGTGCAGTGGCCTGCGTTCCACAATACCGATCCGGCGAGCATTTGGATGCGGCGGATATTGTTGGAGGAAGCATCCAACATGGCATCTGGGCATCAGGAGCCTCCAACTCGCAGGCGCTGCTAG
- a CDS encoding NodA family N-acyltransferase → MNIAASRTAGAPTARAQVQWSLRWESELRLADHAELAEFFRKSYGPTGAFNAQPFEGNRSWAGARPEVRVIGYDARGIAAHIGLLRRFINVGGVDLLVGELGLYAVRPDLEGLGISQAMRVMYPMLQQLGIPFGFGTVRPALEKHMTRLVERQGLATLISGIRVRSTHPDVYPNLSPIRIEDVIVVVFPVGRSISEWPAGTIIDRNGPEL, encoded by the coding sequence ATGAACATTGCCGCATCCCGGACTGCGGGAGCCCCTACTGCGCGCGCTCAAGTGCAGTGGAGCCTCCGCTGGGAAAGCGAACTGCGGCTCGCTGATCATGCGGAGCTCGCCGAGTTCTTCCGCAAAAGTTACGGGCCGACTGGTGCGTTCAATGCGCAGCCATTTGAGGGCAACCGAAGTTGGGCCGGTGCAAGACCTGAGGTCCGCGTAATCGGTTACGACGCGCGCGGGATAGCTGCTCACATCGGGCTACTACGCCGTTTCATTAATGTTGGTGGGGTCGATCTTCTCGTTGGCGAACTGGGGTTATATGCGGTGCGCCCGGATCTTGAAGGCCTGGGAATTAGCCAGGCAATGCGCGTGATGTATCCCATGCTGCAGCAGCTTGGGATTCCATTCGGCTTTGGCACGGTTCGGCCCGCGCTTGAGAAACATATGACCCGACTGGTCGAAAGGCAGGGGCTCGCCACCCTCATATCTGGCATTCGCGTCCGCTCCACGCATCCGGATGTCTATCCCAATTTGTCGCCGATCCGCATCGAAGACGTGATCGTGGTGGTTTTTCCGGTTGGACGCTCGATAAGCGAGTGGCCGGCCGGGACCATCATCGATCGGAACGGGCCCGAGTTATGA
- the nodS gene encoding nodulation methyltransferase NodS yields MIPDANHQLLERELSADDPWRLDSSSFEQERYAQMLRMSRCNGDVACALEVGCAAGAFTGMLAPLCERLTVVDVMPQAIERARRRTRKWSHITWVTSDIQRFSTIERFDLIVVAEVLYYLKDIVEMHAAIRNLVSMLAPNGALIFGSARDAACQRWGHAAGAETVIALFNESLSEIERLHCHTESVNEDCLIVRFRKPGHSSEQSNVGH; encoded by the coding sequence ATGATCCCGGACGCAAACCATCAGCTATTAGAGCGAGAGTTGTCTGCCGACGATCCATGGCGCCTCGACAGTAGTTCCTTCGAGCAGGAGCGATACGCGCAAATGCTCCGGATGTCGCGTTGCAATGGAGACGTTGCGTGTGCCCTCGAAGTGGGATGTGCAGCCGGTGCATTCACCGGCATGCTGGCGCCGCTATGCGAACGGCTCACTGTGGTCGATGTCATGCCGCAGGCCATCGAGCGAGCGCGACGACGGACCAGGAAGTGGTCGCATATCACGTGGGTGACCTCCGACATCCAGCGGTTCTCGACCATCGAGCGGTTCGATTTGATTGTCGTGGCCGAAGTTCTTTACTACCTCAAGGACATTGTTGAGATGCACGCGGCTATCCGCAACCTAGTGAGTATGCTTGCGCCAAATGGAGCTCTGATTTTCGGGTCCGCACGTGATGCCGCATGTCAACGATGGGGCCATGCTGCTGGTGCCGAAACGGTGATCGCTCTCTTCAACGAGAGCCTATCGGAGATCGAGCGTCTGCATTGCCACACCGAGTCGGTCAACGAAGACTGCTTGATCGTCCGGTTCCGGAAGCCGGGTCATTCGTCAGAACAATCAAACGTCGGCCACTAG
- the nodD2 gene encoding transcriptional regulator NodD2 gives MRFKGLDLNLLVALDALMTERNLSAAARKINLSQPAMSAAVARLRSYFRDELFGMRGRELVPTSRAEGLAAPVREALTHIDLSIIARDMFDPARSNRRFRIGLSDFITVVFFRNVVERVAREAPAVSFELVALTDEHDELLRRGEVDFVILPELFMSGAHPRAPLFEERLVCVGCSTNSQLLRGLTFDRYMSMGHVAVKVKGARQTPVEESLLLDLGLNRRIDILVQSFSMIPPLLVGTNRIGTMPLGLVKHFQRTMPLRIAELPQPFPAFTEAVQWPVLHNSDPESLWMREILLQEATRMATGQEASMICTSERAHSAGDFARSASPLS, from the coding sequence ATGCGTTTCAAAGGTCTGGATCTAAATCTTCTCGTCGCGCTGGATGCTCTAATGACCGAGCGCAACCTCAGCGCAGCGGCCCGCAAGATTAATCTTAGTCAACCGGCCATGAGCGCAGCCGTTGCCCGGCTGCGATCCTACTTCCGTGACGAGCTGTTTGGGATGAGGGGGCGGGAACTTGTCCCGACCTCACGCGCGGAAGGACTCGCAGCCCCTGTACGCGAGGCTCTAACGCACATCGATCTTTCAATTATCGCGCGGGACATGTTCGATCCAGCTCGATCGAACCGGCGATTCAGGATCGGCCTTTCTGATTTTATAACAGTCGTATTCTTCCGAAATGTCGTGGAGCGCGTCGCGCGAGAAGCACCGGCCGTCAGCTTCGAACTGGTCGCGCTCACCGATGAGCACGATGAGCTTCTCCGCCGCGGCGAAGTCGATTTTGTTATCTTGCCGGAATTATTCATGTCCGGCGCGCACCCCAGGGCGCCCCTATTCGAGGAGAGACTCGTCTGCGTAGGCTGCTCCACGAACAGCCAACTACTACGGGGGCTTACATTTGATCGGTATATGTCGATGGGCCACGTTGCGGTTAAGGTCAAAGGCGCGCGCCAGACGCCGGTCGAAGAATCCCTTTTACTCGATTTAGGTCTCAATCGGCGCATCGACATTCTCGTGCAGAGCTTCAGCATGATCCCGCCCCTGCTGGTGGGCACCAACCGCATAGGGACGATGCCATTAGGGCTCGTAAAGCATTTCCAAAGAACAATGCCCCTTCGCATTGCGGAGCTCCCGCAGCCATTTCCCGCCTTCACTGAGGCGGTTCAATGGCCCGTCCTTCACAATAGCGACCCGGAAAGCCTGTGGATGCGAGAGATATTGTTGCAGGAAGCTACCCGCATGGCAACTGGGCAAGAAGCCTCCATGATCTGCACTTCGGAACGAGCTCATTCTGCCGGGGATTTCGCACGATCTGCCTCGCCGTTGTCGTAA
- the nodI gene encoding nodulation factor ABC transporter ATP-binding protein NodI: MSTVAIELADVKKSFGDKVIVNELSFSVARGECFGLLGPNGAGKSTIARMLLGMISPDAGKITVLDEPVPSRARVARVRIGVVPQFDNLELEFTVRENLLVFGRYFGMSARKIEAVAPSLLEFARLESKADVRVSELSGGMKRRLTLARALINDPHLLVMDEPTTGLDPHARHLIWERLRVLLARGKTILLTTHFMEEAERLCDRLCVLEGGRKIAEGKPDDLIDEHIGCNVVEIYGGDPHQLCELIRPHARHLEVSGETLFCYAPYPDQVRVKLRGRAGLRILQRPPNLEDVFLRLTGREMEK; encoded by the coding sequence ATGTCCACCGTAGCAATCGAGCTTGCCGACGTGAAAAAGTCATTTGGCGACAAGGTCATCGTCAATGAACTATCGTTCTCGGTTGCGCGCGGAGAATGCTTCGGCCTGCTTGGTCCAAATGGAGCTGGCAAGAGCACGATTGCGCGTATGCTCCTCGGCATGATTTCGCCGGACGCAGGCAAGATTACGGTCCTCGATGAGCCTGTGCCTTCCCGCGCTCGTGTGGCGCGCGTGCGCATCGGCGTGGTGCCGCAGTTCGATAACCTTGAACTCGAGTTCACCGTTCGAGAGAACCTGCTTGTGTTTGGTCGCTATTTCGGCATGAGCGCTCGCAAGATCGAGGCGGTCGCGCCATCGCTGCTCGAGTTTGCGCGCCTCGAAAGCAAGGCGGACGTGCGCGTGTCCGAGTTGTCCGGTGGTATGAAACGGCGGCTGACGTTGGCGCGTGCGCTAATCAATGACCCGCATCTGCTCGTGATGGACGAGCCGACGACTGGCTTGGATCCGCACGCCCGCCACCTGATTTGGGAACGTCTGCGAGTTCTGCTTGCGCGCGGCAAGACGATTCTCTTGACCACTCACTTCATGGAAGAGGCCGAACGCCTGTGCGATCGGCTGTGTGTCCTCGAGGGTGGACGCAAGATCGCCGAAGGCAAGCCGGACGACCTCATAGATGAGCATATTGGCTGCAACGTGGTCGAAATCTATGGCGGTGATCCACATCAGCTCTGCGAGCTGATCAGGCCGCATGCAAGGCACCTTGAAGTGAGTGGAGAGACGCTCTTTTGTTATGCGCCATATCCGGACCAGGTACGCGTGAAACTGCGCGGGCGAGCGGGCCTTCGTATTCTGCAGCGTCCCCCGAATCTCGAGGACGTGTTTTTGCGGCTGACCGGGCGCGAGATGGAGAAGTGA
- a CDS encoding branched-chain amino acid ABC transporter substrate-binding protein: MLNRCAPAASVALLFCALASVARGSDVNIAVAGPMSGSSAAFGAQMRDGAAAAVEALNASGLLLDTKVILTVADDACDPKQAVAVANKLTTERVRLVVGHFCSSASIPASEIYAEAGIIQVSPGSSNPQLTERGLDTVFRICGRDDQQGIVAAEYIHRTFPNHKIAVLDDKSTAGKGIADVVEAQLRRFGEQVIRQSYVAGEKDYRALVSRMKKERVRVAYIGGYHTEIGLFVRQASEARAELMVMANDPLMTSEFWAITGSAGNGTLFTFMPDPARNANAAGVVAALKASNLSAEGYTLYAYAAVQAWAEAVNRTGSLNAARVASALRSRPTDTVIGPVRFDRKGDNAAPGFLVYRWREGRVETVEQN, encoded by the coding sequence ATGTTAAATCGTTGTGCGCCTGCTGCGAGTGTCGCGCTTCTCTTCTGCGCCCTCGCCTCTGTTGCGCGCGGCTCCGACGTCAATATTGCCGTGGCTGGCCCAATGAGCGGAAGCAGCGCTGCGTTCGGCGCACAAATGCGCGATGGTGCAGCTGCGGCAGTCGAGGCGTTGAACGCTTCTGGTCTACTTCTCGATACCAAGGTGATATTGACTGTCGCCGACGACGCGTGCGACCCGAAGCAAGCTGTCGCGGTCGCGAATAAGCTCACAACAGAGCGGGTCCGGTTGGTCGTTGGCCATTTTTGTTCTTCTGCGTCGATCCCGGCCTCCGAGATCTACGCCGAAGCAGGCATCATTCAGGTGTCACCTGGCTCGTCAAATCCTCAGCTAACAGAACGGGGCCTTGACACCGTCTTTCGGATCTGCGGCCGCGACGACCAACAGGGCATCGTTGCCGCAGAGTATATTCACCGGACCTTCCCTAACCACAAGATCGCAGTGCTCGACGACAAGAGCACCGCAGGCAAGGGTATCGCCGACGTCGTTGAAGCACAGCTTCGGAGATTCGGTGAACAAGTCATTCGGCAAAGCTATGTAGCCGGTGAAAAGGATTACAGAGCGCTGGTCTCAAGGATGAAGAAGGAACGGGTGCGTGTCGCCTATATCGGCGGTTATCATACCGAAATCGGATTGTTTGTACGCCAGGCGTCAGAAGCAAGAGCGGAACTTATGGTCATGGCGAACGATCCTTTGATGACCTCTGAATTCTGGGCCATTACAGGCAGCGCCGGAAATGGCACGTTGTTTACCTTCATGCCGGACCCCGCCAGGAATGCCAATGCGGCCGGCGTGGTGGCCGCACTCAAAGCTTCCAACCTGTCCGCTGAAGGCTACACGCTTTACGCCTATGCGGCCGTGCAAGCATGGGCAGAGGCGGTGAACCGGACCGGTTCTTTGAATGCTGCGCGCGTAGCTAGCGCACTTCGTTCACGGCCGACCGATACCGTGATTGGCCCAGTCCGGTTCGATAGAAAGGGAGACAATGCGGCTCCTGGCTTTCTGGTTTACCGTTGGCGAGAGGGCCGTGTTGAAACTGTCGAGCAGAACTGA
- a CDS encoding ABC transporter permease, with translation MGESFTAVMPANAYNWIAVWRRNFLAWKKVALASILGNLADPITNLFGLGFGLGLIVGRVEGTSYIAFLAAGMVATSAMTSATFETMYAAFARMDAKRTWEAILSTQLTLGDIVLGELVWAASKSVLAGTAIWIVAATLGYASWPSILYAMPAIALTGLVFASLAMVVISLAPSYDYFVFYQTLVLTPMVFLCGAVFPTSQLPGSFQHFAGLLPLAHSVDLIRPAMLERGGDTAALHVGALCVYAVLPFFASTALFRRRLLR, from the coding sequence ATGGGTGAAAGTTTTACGGCGGTGATGCCCGCTAACGCGTACAATTGGATTGCGGTATGGCGTCGGAACTTCCTAGCATGGAAGAAAGTCGCACTTGCATCGATTCTCGGCAACCTCGCAGATCCTATAACCAATCTGTTTGGCCTCGGCTTTGGCCTCGGACTGATCGTGGGGCGCGTTGAGGGGACATCGTACATCGCGTTTCTGGCGGCAGGCATGGTCGCGACCAGCGCCATGACGTCCGCGACCTTTGAAACCATGTATGCAGCCTTTGCACGCATGGACGCCAAGCGCACCTGGGAAGCAATCCTCTCCACTCAGCTCACGCTTGGCGACATCGTTCTGGGTGAACTGGTGTGGGCGGCGAGTAAGTCCGTTCTGGCCGGAACAGCGATCTGGATCGTCGCTGCCACGCTGGGTTATGCGTCATGGCCATCCATTCTGTATGCGATGCCAGCAATCGCCCTTACTGGCCTTGTCTTCGCCAGCCTGGCGATGGTCGTCATATCTCTTGCGCCAAGTTACGATTACTTCGTGTTTTACCAGACACTTGTCCTCACTCCTATGGTGTTTTTGTGTGGCGCGGTCTTTCCGACGAGCCAACTGCCCGGCTCATTTCAGCATTTCGCTGGCTTGTTGCCTCTCGCACATTCGGTCGACCTTATTCGCCCAGCGATGCTTGAGCGCGGCGGTGACACCGCTGCCCTGCACGTAGGTGCGCTCTGCGTCTACGCGGTCCTGCCCTTTTTCGCGTCGACAGCACTATTTCGGCGCCGCCTGCTGCGTTGA
- the nodB gene encoding chitooligosaccharide deacetylase NodB — MKELFPLSAVRCDYADVSGSRPVYLTFDDGPNPFCTPEVLDVLAQHRTPATFFVIGTYVAEQPELVRRMIAEGHEVANHTMTHPDLSRCGPAEVRDEVLAASEAIRSACPQASLRHMRAPYGMWTQEVLAVSASAGLTAVHWSVDPRDWSRPGVDRIVNSVLASVRPGAIVLLHDGYPPDEERPCTDATLRDQTTIALSHLIPALQRRGFVIRPLPQIH; from the coding sequence ATGAAAGAGCTTTTCCCCCTATCTGCTGTCCGTTGTGACTACGCTGACGTGAGTGGAAGTCGCCCCGTGTATTTGACCTTTGATGATGGGCCAAATCCATTTTGCACGCCAGAGGTGCTCGATGTGCTGGCGCAACATCGGACTCCGGCGACGTTCTTCGTGATCGGCACGTACGTGGCCGAACAACCTGAACTCGTTCGACGAATGATCGCGGAAGGGCACGAGGTTGCAAACCACACGATGACGCATCCGGATCTATCCAGATGCGGACCAGCGGAGGTACGCGATGAAGTTCTGGCGGCGAGCGAGGCGATCCGTTCGGCGTGCCCGCAGGCCTCACTCAGGCACATGCGAGCACCTTACGGCATGTGGACACAAGAGGTGCTCGCTGTATCAGCGAGCGCTGGTCTCACAGCTGTGCACTGGTCTGTCGATCCGAGAGATTGGTCCCGCCCTGGGGTTGATAGAATTGTAAATTCAGTACTGGCGAGCGTTCGCCCGGGTGCAATTGTGCTCCTGCACGACGGATATCCTCCTGATGAGGAGCGACCGTGCACTGATGCCACGCTGCGAGATCAGACCACCATCGCGCTGTCACATCTGATCCCGGCGCTACAACGGCGCGGGTTTGTAATCCGTCCACTCCCTCAAATTCACTGA
- the nodC gene encoding chitooligosaccharide synthase NodC — MDLLATTSAVAVSSYALLSTIYKSAQALYAQPTTNLPSRQDNLGRSEPVLPSVDVIVPCFNEDPITLAQCLESLASQDYTGKLQVYVVDDGSSNRDVVAPVHKIYANDPRFSVILLANNVGKRKAQIAAIRNSSGDLVLNVDSDTILAADVVTKLVLKMHDPEVGAAMGQLIASNRSQTWLTRLIDMEYWLACNEERAAQARFGAVMCCCGPCAMYRRSALALLLDQYEAQFFRGKPSDFGEDRHLTILMLKAGFRTEYVSDAIAATVVPDSLGPYLRQQLRWARSTFRDTFLALRLLPELDGYLTLDVVGQNLGPLLLALSSLAALAQLLIAGSVPWWTGLTLAAMTMVRCSVAALRARELRFLGFALHTPINIFLLLPLKAYALCTLSNSDWLSRKVANVPAEGEKQSVILHPNAEPSAASKWGMSGIIHKAGLSSPESSLTATKSVCGCDRSTACK, encoded by the coding sequence ATGGACCTGCTCGCTACAACAAGCGCTGTCGCTGTTTCGTCTTATGCGCTGCTCTCGACGATCTACAAGAGCGCGCAAGCGCTTTATGCCCAACCGACGACGAACCTCCCATCGCGGCAGGACAACCTGGGACGATCGGAGCCGGTCCTTCCCAGTGTAGACGTCATCGTACCGTGCTTCAACGAGGATCCAATCACGCTCGCCCAATGTCTGGAGTCACTTGCGAGTCAAGACTACACCGGAAAGCTACAGGTGTATGTGGTAGATGACGGATCTTCAAATCGCGACGTTGTCGCGCCTGTACACAAAATCTATGCGAACGATCCGAGGTTCAGCGTCATCTTGCTGGCAAACAACGTTGGAAAGCGCAAGGCGCAGATCGCCGCAATACGCAACTCATCCGGTGACTTGGTCCTCAACGTCGATTCGGATACGATACTTGCCGCTGACGTTGTCACGAAGCTTGTATTGAAGATGCACGACCCGGAAGTCGGCGCGGCCATGGGTCAGTTGATAGCGAGCAACCGCAGCCAAACCTGGCTGACCAGGTTGATCGATATGGAATACTGGTTGGCATGCAACGAGGAGCGCGCGGCGCAGGCGCGTTTCGGTGCCGTCATGTGCTGCTGCGGCCCATGTGCCATGTATCGTCGCTCCGCGCTCGCCTTGCTTCTCGATCAATACGAAGCCCAATTCTTTCGTGGGAAGCCGAGCGATTTCGGCGAGGATCGCCATCTAACGATCCTCATGCTCAAGGCGGGATTTCGAACGGAATACGTCTCGGACGCGATCGCAGCAACAGTCGTCCCGGACAGCCTTGGGCCATATCTACGCCAGCAACTCCGCTGGGCGCGCAGTACCTTCCGGGACACGTTCCTTGCATTACGCCTGCTGCCAGAACTCGATGGCTATCTGACGCTAGACGTTGTCGGGCAAAATCTCGGCCCGTTGCTTCTCGCCCTGTCATCACTGGCTGCGCTCGCACAGCTCCTAATCGCCGGTTCTGTACCCTGGTGGACGGGATTGACGCTTGCAGCAATGACAATGGTCCGCTGCAGTGTGGCGGCCCTTCGTGCTCGCGAACTGCGGTTTCTCGGCTTCGCGCTCCACACACCGATCAATATCTTTCTCTTACTTCCTTTGAAGGCCTATGCGCTTTGTACCTTGAGCAACAGCGATTGGCTATCGCGCAAGGTCGCCAATGTGCCGGCCGAAGGGGAAAAGCAGTCTGTCATCCTGCACCCGAACGCTGAACCAAGTGCTGCAAGTAAATGGGGAATGTCTGGAATAATTCATAAGGCGGGGCTTTCGAGCCCTGAATCGAGCCTGACGGCAACGAAGAGTGTTTGCGGTTGCGATCGTTCGACCGCCTGCAAGTAG
- the nodU gene encoding nodulation protein NodU produces the protein MRICGIKLTHDGAIAVVEDGRLVFCTEQEKRGNSPRYQSVENLDAVVLALAEHGLDPRDIDQFVIDGWDGEIESQFQVLSGAVPIALKGAPYVERHAEGLLDSVDGFGLILGGKVFPYKSYPHVTGHVASAYSTSPFASAGKPAFCLVWDGCIFPRLYYVEPGGARFIASLFPMIGHAYAAAGLHFGPYRQPNRSSWDLGIAGKLMAYIALGSIDESIVAVFQELYEKRFAADTEQARCYRADINNAESSLAAVHDFFEASALRLTAKRAEDVLASFHVFVERLLVKEMAVVLLRYSSLPGARNLCIAGGCGLNIKWNSALRAAGLFDDVWVPPFPNDSGSAIGAACGAMAAQNGFGPLEWSVYSGPALQDSQLPPDWEAAPCSLRELAVILADNKPVIFLSGRAELGPRALGGRSILAAPTSPAMKDHLNEIKRREHFRPVAPICLEDRAPEIFSPGTPDPYMLFDHQTRAEWRDKIPAVVHLDGSARLQTISRNSPHKIAALLVEFEQLTGIPLLCNTSANLHGRGFFPDAAAACQWERVEHVWCDGQLWTKTVVRKPLSAERLLSA, from the coding sequence ATGCGCATCTGCGGCATCAAGTTAACACATGACGGGGCAATTGCTGTCGTCGAGGACGGGCGGCTTGTCTTTTGCACCGAGCAAGAGAAGCGCGGCAACAGTCCACGCTATCAATCCGTCGAGAATCTCGATGCAGTCGTGCTCGCCTTGGCGGAGCATGGCCTGGATCCGCGGGATATCGATCAGTTCGTCATCGACGGCTGGGATGGGGAGATTGAGTCGCAGTTCCAGGTCCTAAGTGGCGCTGTGCCGATCGCGCTGAAAGGGGCGCCGTATGTCGAGCGCCATGCTGAGGGCCTTCTTGATTCCGTCGACGGCTTTGGCCTGATCCTCGGAGGCAAGGTGTTTCCATATAAGAGCTACCCGCACGTTACGGGCCACGTCGCGTCAGCATATAGCACCAGTCCCTTTGCCAGCGCGGGAAAACCCGCGTTCTGTCTGGTATGGGATGGCTGCATCTTTCCGCGCCTTTACTATGTGGAACCCGGGGGGGCACGGTTCATCGCATCCCTGTTTCCGATGATCGGCCATGCCTATGCTGCCGCGGGCCTTCACTTCGGCCCATACAGGCAGCCAAACCGCTCCAGTTGGGATTTAGGCATCGCCGGCAAGCTGATGGCTTACATCGCGCTTGGTTCTATCGACGAAAGCATTGTGGCAGTGTTTCAGGAGCTCTATGAAAAGCGCTTCGCCGCTGACACGGAGCAGGCTCGTTGCTACCGCGCTGACATCAACAATGCAGAATCGTCGCTTGCAGCTGTGCACGACTTCTTCGAGGCAAGCGCATTGCGCCTGACGGCCAAGCGAGCGGAGGACGTCCTTGCGTCGTTTCATGTGTTCGTGGAACGTCTTCTTGTCAAGGAAATGGCGGTGGTTTTGCTGCGATACTCGTCGCTTCCGGGAGCGCGAAATCTATGTATCGCCGGAGGTTGCGGTCTCAATATCAAATGGAACAGCGCGCTTCGTGCGGCGGGATTGTTCGATGATGTTTGGGTGCCGCCGTTTCCGAATGACAGCGGCTCGGCAATCGGCGCTGCTTGCGGCGCGATGGCAGCGCAAAATGGCTTCGGGCCATTGGAATGGTCAGTCTACAGTGGTCCGGCCCTGCAGGACAGCCAGCTTCCGCCGGATTGGGAGGCGGCGCCATGCAGTCTGCGTGAACTTGCGGTGATTCTGGCCGACAACAAGCCCGTCATCTTCCTTTCGGGGCGCGCCGAGCTTGGGCCGCGGGCGTTGGGCGGCAGAAGCATTCTTGCAGCGCCGACCTCCCCGGCAATGAAGGATCATCTCAACGAGATTAAGCGTCGCGAGCACTTCCGGCCGGTGGCGCCGATCTGTCTGGAGGACCGGGCGCCAGAAATTTTCAGCCCGGGTACGCCAGATCCTTACATGCTGTTCGATCACCAGACCCGGGCGGAATGGCGCGACAAGATCCCCGCTGTGGTCCATCTTGACGGCTCCGCTCGGCTGCAGACCATCTCCCGCAACTCTCCGCACAAAATCGCCGCGCTTCTCGTCGAATTTGAGCAACTCACGGGGATACCGCTGCTCTGCAACACGAGCGCCAACCTCCACGGGCGGGGATTCTTCCCGGATGCTGCCGCGGCCTGCCAATGGGAGCGTGTCGAGCATGTGTGGTGCGACGGCCAGCTCTGGACCAAAACGGTGGTAAGGAAGCCATTGTCGGCCGAGCGACTTTTGTCAGCCTAA